Below is a genomic region from Candidatus Thermoplasmatota archaeon.
GCTCCGCGAGGCGCCGCCCCTGGGCGCGACGGATCGCGGCGGCCGTCGCCCGGCCCGCGGCAAGGATTTCGACGAGCCCCTTGAACGGGACTGCGAAGGCAAGAGGAGAGGTTGCGACGTAGTTCCTGACGGCGCCCCGCAGCTCCTCGATCGGAACCGTCGAGCGCCCGATGCGGCGGCCTTTGGCCCGGTAGACCTTGCGTCTTGCGTCCGTTGGATGGGGGCGCTCCTCGATGAGACCCTGAGCGAGCAATTCGCGGACGTGCAGGTTGGATAGCGTGGGCTTCGACTTGCCGGTCATCCGGACGAGGTCGGGAAGCTCCCGATCGGATTCGGCCAAAGCTTCCAGGATCCGTCGGCGGGTCTCGTTCGTGACCGCCACGGTTCCCCGTTCGCCCTGGTAGATGTCGAATTCCGTGCCGACGGCCACGGACTCGAAGGGGTCGGCTTCGGCAAAAAACGTTTGCGTCGGCTGAAACGGTGTCTCACGGCCGCATCATCGGCTTCTCGAGCTTGTGCACGAGGTGGCCCATGCGGGCGCCCACGCGCGCGGGGTTCGAGAGGTCGTCCGTGGACACCATGCCGGCGAGCTCCTTGCCGAGGAGGAAGATGGCGCGCTTGTGGTCCGTCTTCGAGCGGTGCACGTGGAGCGGCGTGACGCCGAGCGACTCGTACTGATCGAAGGCGCCGGAGATCCCGC
It encodes:
- a CDS encoding UPF0058 family protein — its product is MHKDELIQMHTLLCQLKNHFQAQGRGISGAFDQYESLGVTPLHVHRSKTDHKRAIFLLGKELAGMVSTDDLSNPARVGARMGHLVHKLEKPMMRP
- a CDS encoding winged helix-turn-helix domain-containing protein, with the protein product MAVGTEFDIYQGERGTVAVTNETRRRILEALAESDRELPDLVRMTGKSKPTLSNLHVRELLAQGLIEERPHPTDARRKVYRAKGRRIGRSTVPIEELRGAVRNYVATSPLAFAVPFKGLVEILAAGRATAAAIRRAQGRRLAEHLGPLLPIAGPRDLLTAVAALWEREGVARTGRIDLDRLEIAVDLDAAVPAGAAAEVLAGLIEGIATVRGVKGVSERTHVAVSGQRATFRVREQND